The following is a genomic window from candidate division WOR-3 bacterium.
ATGCTGCTCATCACGGTTATTGCCGAGGCACGGCCAGGCCGACTCTTCGGGTATGCCGAAGGCGCGATGGTGTTTGCCGTGCCTACGCTACTTCTCTGCCCAATTGTGGGCGTCCTGGTGGACCGGTGGGATAAGCGTCGAGTTCTGACTGTTGTCCACCTGATCCAGTCTGCACTGCTTTTTCTCACGCCGCTTGCCATCTGGCTTTTCCGCAGTTTCGTACCGTTCTGGGTTGCGCTGCCGCTGTTCTTCGGTCTTGACCTCTTCAACAATACCGCCAGCCCGGCCCTGCTGCCGGCGATTGTCGGCCCGGACCGCATTCTTCGCGCCAACTCAGTAAGTACGACCTTTGGCCGGCTCGCCACGATTCTGGGCATGGTCGCCGGCGGGTTTCTTGTCCGCTGGGTCGGATGGAACCTGGGACTTGTGGTTGATGCTTGCACCCACCTTTGTGCCGGTCTAGTTGCCTTGACCATCGCAACTCGGGTAGCCGCGGCTCCGACCAGGCCCCAGACGCTCCGTCACACGGTCTTTGCCGCCCTCTGCCGTTTTGGGAGCGAACTTAGCGACGTGCTACGTCTTGTCGGTCGGAGCCGCATTATCGGGTTCGTCTTGGGCTCAATTGTTGTCTCGACATTCATTGCCGCGGTGTCCTATACCGTGCTCATCTACCTCATCCAGCAGGTCCTCGGCCTTGGCACTCCCGGGGTGGGTGTATTCACCGGCATCCTTGCCGTCGGTATGGTCGGTGGCGCAGTC
Proteins encoded in this region:
- a CDS encoding MFS transporter, translated to MGSTPDPVLRVPDFRRLVTATTLSQLGDRLTHMLLITVIAEARPGRLFGYAEGAMVFAVPTLLLCPIVGVLVDRWDKRRVLTVVHLIQSALLFLTPLAIWLFRSFVPFWVALPLFFGLDLFNNTASPALLPAIVGPDRILRANSVSTTFGRLATILGMVAGGFLVRWVGWNLGLVVDACTHLCAGLVALTIATRVAAAPTRPQTLRHTVFAALCRFGSELSDVLRLVGRSRIIGFVLGSIVVSTFIAAVSYTVLIYLIQQVLGLGTPGVGVFTGILAVGMVGGAV